One Nonomuraea angiospora DNA segment encodes these proteins:
- a CDS encoding glycoside hydrolase family 3 C-terminal domain-containing protein yields MQEPFLDPAIPIPDRIDDLVRRLTLEEKVGLLHQYQAPVERLGLGAFRTGTEALHGLAWLGPATVFPQAVGLASTWDPDLVRRVGEATGDEVLAFHHKDPAGAGRNVWAPVVNPLRDPRWGRNEEGYSEDPWLTGVMATAYARGLRGSAPGVLKTAPTLKHFLAYNNETDRCTTSSNLPPRVLREYELPAFRPPIEAGAAVAVMPSYNLVNGRPAHLSPLIGEVLRAWAPDDLLVVSDAYAPGNLTALQGYHDTLPEAYAHAIKAGLDSFTQDDDRSEATLGHLRDALSQGLLAEEDVDQAVRHALSIRFRLGEFDPATPYDDISDNVVNCPEHQALAREAARRSFVLLKNDGLLPLDGVTKVAVIGQLGDALLEDWYSGTLPYAVTARQGLAERCETVFCEAVDRVTLTTEAGPVAADPGGGPLSVAPGSEAGTFDLFDWGGGAYALRAVATGRFVSVDGVTLVNDQPGPNGWEVRQTFRMEERPRGTLALRHISTGCYVGAGDDGVLRLVDDADQALWLAMDVVRSGTDQAARLAAAADVAVVVVGDHPLVNGRETEDRMTLALAPGQDAVVRAVRKANPRTVMVITSGYPLTWTDDEVPAVLWSAHGGQEYGHALAEVLFGDADPEGRLTQTWYRSEQELPDLLDYDIIASDATYLYFRGVPLHPFGHGLSYTTFEYADLRVQLDGDLVRARVTVTNTGPRPGVEVVQFYTHQQRSRVKQPLRRLRGFEKVRLAPGESRAVTLTLPVSELAFWDVTRSRFVVESAPHQLMVGRSATDLRVSARFEVDGETVPPQSGLLRAAAHDEYDAITFVDETKVDGDAVRSDAEGAWILFRQVDLTGATTCVATAGSAEGGMITIRRGDPLYGEALATFPIPRTARYAYHAVTAPLAAADGVHDLYAVFENDGVTLARLDFGAGA; encoded by the coding sequence ATGCAAGAACCCTTCCTCGACCCAGCGATCCCGATTCCCGACCGGATCGACGACCTGGTGCGCAGGCTCACCCTTGAGGAGAAGGTGGGGCTGCTGCACCAGTACCAGGCGCCGGTCGAGCGGCTGGGCCTCGGCGCGTTCCGCACCGGCACCGAGGCGCTGCACGGGCTGGCCTGGCTGGGACCGGCCACGGTGTTCCCGCAGGCCGTGGGGCTGGCCTCGACGTGGGATCCCGACCTCGTGCGCAGGGTGGGCGAGGCCACCGGCGACGAGGTGCTGGCCTTCCACCACAAGGACCCGGCGGGCGCGGGGCGCAACGTGTGGGCCCCGGTGGTCAACCCGCTGCGCGACCCCCGCTGGGGGCGCAACGAGGAGGGTTACTCCGAGGATCCGTGGCTGACCGGCGTGATGGCCACGGCCTATGCGCGCGGACTTCGTGGGAGCGCTCCCGGAGTTCTCAAGACGGCCCCCACGCTCAAGCACTTCCTGGCCTACAACAACGAGACCGACCGCTGCACGACCTCCAGCAACCTGCCGCCGCGCGTGCTGCGCGAGTACGAGCTGCCCGCCTTCCGGCCCCCCATCGAGGCGGGCGCGGCGGTGGCCGTCATGCCGTCGTACAACCTGGTCAACGGCCGCCCCGCGCACCTCAGCCCGCTGATCGGCGAGGTGCTGCGCGCGTGGGCGCCCGACGACCTGCTCGTGGTCAGCGACGCGTACGCGCCGGGCAACCTCACCGCGCTCCAGGGCTACCACGACACGCTGCCCGAGGCGTACGCGCACGCGATCAAGGCGGGGCTCGACAGCTTCACCCAGGACGACGACCGCTCCGAGGCCACGCTCGGCCACCTGCGCGACGCGCTCTCCCAGGGCCTGCTGGCCGAGGAGGACGTGGACCAGGCCGTGCGGCACGCGCTGTCGATCAGGTTCCGGCTGGGGGAGTTCGACCCGGCGACGCCATATGACGACATCAGCGACAACGTGGTCAACTGCCCCGAGCACCAGGCGCTGGCCAGGGAGGCGGCCCGCCGCTCGTTCGTGCTGCTGAAGAACGACGGCCTGCTGCCGCTCGACGGCGTCACCAAGGTCGCGGTGATCGGGCAGCTCGGCGACGCGCTCCTGGAGGACTGGTACAGCGGCACCCTCCCGTACGCGGTCACCGCCCGCCAGGGGCTGGCCGAGCGGTGCGAGACGGTGTTCTGCGAGGCCGTGGACCGGGTGACGCTGACCACCGAGGCCGGGCCGGTGGCGGCCGATCCCGGGGGCGGGCCGCTGAGCGTGGCCCCGGGCTCGGAGGCGGGCACGTTCGACCTGTTCGACTGGGGCGGCGGGGCCTACGCGCTGCGAGCCGTGGCGACCGGCCGGTTCGTGTCGGTGGACGGCGTCACGCTGGTGAACGACCAGCCCGGGCCCAACGGGTGGGAGGTGCGCCAGACGTTCCGGATGGAGGAGCGGCCGCGCGGCACGCTCGCCCTGCGCCACATCTCGACCGGCTGCTACGTCGGCGCGGGCGACGACGGCGTGCTGCGCCTGGTCGACGACGCCGACCAGGCGCTCTGGCTGGCCATGGACGTGGTCAGGAGCGGCACCGACCAGGCCGCCCGCCTGGCCGCCGCGGCCGACGTGGCCGTGGTGGTGGTCGGCGACCACCCCCTCGTGAACGGCCGCGAGACCGAGGACCGCATGACGCTGGCCCTGGCCCCCGGGCAGGACGCCGTGGTGCGGGCCGTCCGCAAGGCGAACCCCCGTACCGTCATGGTCATCACCAGCGGTTACCCGCTCACCTGGACCGACGACGAGGTCCCGGCCGTGCTGTGGTCGGCCCACGGCGGCCAGGAGTACGGCCACGCCCTGGCCGAGGTGCTCTTCGGCGACGCCGACCCGGAGGGCCGCCTCACCCAGACGTGGTACCGCTCCGAGCAGGAGCTGCCCGACCTGCTCGACTACGACATCATCGCCTCCGACGCCACGTACCTGTACTTCCGCGGCGTCCCGCTCCACCCGTTTGGCCACGGCCTGAGCTACACCACGTTCGAGTACGCCGACCTGCGCGTACAGCTGGACGGCGACCTCGTGCGGGCCCGCGTCACCGTGACGAACACCGGCCCGCGGCCCGGCGTCGAGGTCGTGCAGTTCTACACCCACCAGCAGCGCTCCCGCGTCAAGCAGCCGCTGCGCCGCCTGCGCGGCTTCGAGAAGGTCCGCCTGGCGCCCGGCGAGAGCCGCGCCGTCACCCTGACCCTGCCCGTGTCGGAGCTGGCGTTCTGGGACGTGACCAGGAGCAGGTTCGTCGTGGAGAGCGCGCCGCACCAGCTCATGGTCGGCCGCAGCGCCACCGACCTGCGCGTGAGCGCCCGCTTCGAGGTGGACGGCGAGACCGTGCCGCCCCAGTCCGGGCTGCTGCGCGCGGCGGCGCACGACGAGTACGACGCGATCACGTTCGTGGACGAGACCAAGGTGGACGGCGACGCCGTCAGGTCCGACGCGGAGGGCGCCTGGATCCTCTTCCGGCAGGTCGACCTCACCGGGGCCACGACGTGCGTGGCCACGGCGGGCAGCGCGGAAGGCGGCATGATCACCATCCGCCGCGGCGACCCCCTCTACGGGGAGGCCCTCGCCACCTTCCCCATCCCCAGGACCGCCCGCTACGCCTACCACGCCGTCACGGCCCCGCTCGCGGCCGCGGACGGCGTGCACGACCTTTATGCCGTGTTCGAGAACGACGGCGTCACGCTGGCCCGGCTCGACTTCGGAGCCGGGGCTTGA
- a CDS encoding LacI family DNA-binding transcriptional regulator, whose translation MSGRTVTISQVAKHAGVAVSTVSYVLSGKRTISADTRRRVLDSISALGYHPNAGARALASKRSNVIALVLPLRAGMHVPVLMRFASAVVTAARRFDHDVLLLTADEGTEGIRRVAASALVDALVLMDVELDDRRVPLLRELAEPSVLIGFPAEPAGLTCVDLDFAAAGARCVDHLAERGHEEIALLGAPSVVYERGTGFARRTREGFVEAVAAHRLRGVALPCEETFDEVYETVRGLLLDRPGLSGLVVHNEAAVGHVLAALRQLDRRVPHDVAVVAICPDDVAERASPPLSSVLIPAEEVGREAVRLVMDKLEGRAVPDSTLLTPLLAVRAST comes from the coding sequence TTGAGCGGGCGCACGGTCACGATCTCCCAGGTCGCCAAGCACGCGGGCGTGGCCGTCAGCACGGTCTCCTACGTGCTCAGCGGCAAGCGGACGATCTCGGCCGACACCAGGCGCCGGGTGCTCGACAGCATCAGCGCGCTCGGCTACCACCCCAACGCCGGCGCCCGCGCCCTGGCCAGCAAGCGCTCTAACGTGATCGCGCTGGTGCTGCCGCTGCGGGCGGGCATGCACGTGCCCGTCCTGATGCGCTTCGCCAGCGCCGTGGTGACGGCCGCGCGCCGGTTCGACCACGACGTGCTGCTGCTGACCGCCGACGAGGGCACCGAGGGCATCCGGCGGGTGGCCGCGAGCGCGCTGGTGGACGCGCTGGTGCTCATGGACGTCGAGCTGGACGACCGCAGGGTGCCGCTGCTGCGCGAGCTGGCCGAGCCGAGCGTCCTCATCGGCTTCCCCGCCGAGCCCGCCGGGCTGACGTGCGTCGACCTCGACTTCGCCGCCGCGGGCGCGCGCTGCGTCGACCACCTCGCCGAACGCGGCCACGAGGAGATCGCGCTGCTCGGGGCGCCGTCGGTGGTGTACGAGCGGGGCACGGGGTTCGCCCGGCGGACGCGCGAGGGGTTCGTGGAGGCGGTGGCCGCCCACCGGCTGCGGGGCGTCGCGCTGCCGTGCGAGGAGACGTTCGACGAGGTGTACGAGACCGTACGCGGCCTGCTCCTCGACCGCCCCGGCCTGTCCGGGCTGGTCGTGCACAACGAGGCGGCGGTCGGCCACGTGCTGGCGGCGCTGCGGCAGCTCGACCGCCGGGTGCCGCACGACGTGGCGGTGGTGGCGATCTGCCCCGACGACGTGGCCGAGCGGGCCAGCCCGCCGCTCTCCTCCGTGCTGATCCCGGCCGAAGAGGTGGGCAGGGAGGCGGTCCGCCTGGTCATGGACAAGCTCGAAGGCCGCGCGGTGCCCGACTCCACCCTCCTCACCCCGCTCCTGGCCGTCCGCGCCAGCACCTGA
- the sigJ gene encoding RNA polymerase sigma factor SigJ translates to MDDLGAEVFEGQRARLFGLAYRLLGSAAEAEDLVQETYLRWSRVTGPVEVPAAWLTRVITNLCLSRLTSARRQRESYAGPWLPEPVLTAGGALGPLETVEQRESVSMGVLILLERLTPVERAVFVLREAFGHSHAEIAGVLGIEEAHSRQLHRRARAHVGEPRKRFESDREQHRRIVRRFLEAATRGDVAALERLLADDVIAWTDGGGSVTAARRPVYGLGKVARYLGGFVTRPEAAGVVVEFLEVNGEPAALIRGPGGDLLAIMTMELDGDHVAAVRTTVNPAKLAFAGAQLA, encoded by the coding sequence GTGGACGACCTTGGCGCGGAGGTGTTCGAGGGGCAGCGGGCGCGGCTGTTCGGGCTGGCGTACCGGCTGCTCGGCTCCGCAGCCGAGGCCGAGGACCTGGTGCAGGAGACCTACCTGCGCTGGAGCCGGGTCACCGGGCCGGTCGAGGTCCCGGCCGCCTGGCTGACCAGGGTGATCACCAACCTCTGCCTCAGCCGGCTCACGTCCGCGCGGCGGCAGCGGGAGAGCTACGCGGGCCCGTGGCTGCCCGAGCCGGTGCTCACCGCCGGCGGGGCGCTCGGGCCGCTGGAGACCGTCGAGCAGCGCGAGTCCGTGTCGATGGGCGTGCTCATCCTGCTGGAGCGGCTGACGCCGGTGGAGCGGGCGGTGTTCGTGCTGCGGGAGGCGTTCGGGCACAGCCACGCGGAGATCGCCGGCGTGCTCGGCATCGAGGAGGCGCACTCCCGCCAGCTCCACCGGCGGGCGCGGGCGCACGTGGGGGAGCCGCGCAAGCGCTTCGAGAGCGACCGGGAGCAGCACCGGCGCATCGTGCGGCGATTCCTGGAGGCCGCCACACGCGGGGACGTCGCCGCCCTGGAACGGCTGCTCGCCGACGACGTGATCGCCTGGACCGACGGGGGCGGCTCCGTGACCGCGGCCCGGCGCCCCGTATACGGGTTGGGGAAGGTGGCGCGCTACCTGGGAGGGTTTGTCACGCGGCCGGAGGCGGCCGGGGTGGTGGTCGAGTTCCTGGAGGTCAACGGGGAGCCCGCGGCGCTGATCCGCGGCCCCGGCGGCGACCTGCTGGCGATCATGACCATGGAGCTGGACGGCGACCACGTCGCCGCCGTCCGGACCACCGTCAACCCGGCCAAACTCGCCTTCGCCGGGGCACAGCTCGCCTGA
- a CDS encoding NAD(P)/FAD-dependent oxidoreductase — protein MTDRIVVLGAGYAGLGAAKRAARRLRGAGARVTLVNAADRFVERIRLHQLAAGQRLPDLPLAGLLDGTGIELVVARVTGIDPGSRTVRLDAPPYELSYDVLVYALGSAAELDSVPGVREHAYTLATADEAVRLGARLAGAGEVTVIGGGLTGIEAATEFAFTRPGLRVSLVSGGLIGKGLSARARRHLHRAFRRMGIAVRERTPVAKIGPNGLLLADGDELPAETVVWAAGFRVPGLAAAAGLATDRHGRMLVDRSLRSVSHPEVFGIGDAAAADRSGRATRMACQTGLPMGICAGDAVADLLGGREPRRARFRYVWQNISLGRHDGVTQFTRPDDSPLDAVLTGRTSAAFKERIARGTVWAMRHPGPYRP, from the coding sequence ATGACAGATCGCATCGTGGTACTGGGAGCCGGATACGCCGGACTGGGAGCGGCCAAGCGCGCCGCACGGCGGCTGCGGGGCGCCGGCGCCCGGGTGACGCTGGTCAACGCGGCCGACCGGTTCGTGGAGCGCATCCGGCTCCACCAGCTCGCCGCCGGGCAGCGGCTGCCCGACCTGCCGCTGGCCGGCCTGCTCGACGGCACCGGCATCGAGCTGGTGGTCGCCCGGGTGACCGGGATCGACCCGGGGTCGAGGACGGTACGCCTGGACGCGCCCCCGTACGAGCTCTCCTACGACGTGCTCGTCTACGCCCTCGGGAGCGCGGCGGAGCTGGACTCCGTGCCCGGGGTGCGCGAGCACGCGTACACGCTGGCCACCGCCGACGAGGCCGTCCGGCTGGGCGCCCGCCTCGCCGGGGCCGGTGAGGTGACCGTGATCGGCGGCGGGCTGACCGGGATCGAGGCCGCGACCGAGTTCGCCTTCACCCGCCCCGGGCTGCGCGTTTCGCTGGTGTCGGGCGGCCTGATCGGGAAGGGCCTGTCCGCGCGTGCCCGCCGCCACCTCCACCGGGCCTTCCGCCGCATGGGCATCGCCGTGCGCGAACGCACGCCGGTCGCCAAGATCGGCCCGAACGGCCTGCTGCTGGCGGACGGCGACGAACTGCCCGCCGAGACCGTGGTGTGGGCCGCCGGCTTCCGCGTCCCCGGCCTGGCCGCCGCGGCCGGGCTGGCCACGGACCGGCACGGGCGCATGCTCGTGGACCGGTCGCTGCGGTCGGTGTCGCATCCGGAGGTGTTCGGCATCGGCGACGCCGCCGCGGCGGACCGGAGCGGGCGCGCCACCCGGATGGCCTGCCAGACCGGCCTCCCCATGGGGATCTGCGCGGGCGACGCGGTGGCCGACCTGCTGGGCGGGCGGGAACCGCGACGGGCCAGATTCCGCTACGTCTGGCAGAACATCAGCCTGGGCCGGCACGACGGCGTCACCCAGTTCACCCGTCCCGACGACAGCCCGCTCGACGCCGTCCTCACCGGCCGGACCTCCGCCGCCTTCAAGGAGCGCATCGCCCGCGGCACCGTCTGGGCTATGCGCCACCCGGGCCCGTACCGGCCGTGA
- a CDS encoding GNAT family N-acetyltransferase, producing MTYLAQAGRVGIRRIGHHDRTEFLALNRESADLLARWMPGAPITTDEAFDGYLARFDDPANEGFVICRIDTGAIVGRANLNNIIRGTRQDGTLGYCAYSSTTGRGYMTEGLRLLVRYAFGELGLHRVEANIQPSNTPSLNLIKRVGFRREGYSPDFQLIDGAWRDHERWAVTAGTGPGGA from the coding sequence GTGACCTATCTCGCCCAGGCCGGCCGCGTCGGCATCCGCCGCATCGGCCACCACGACCGTACGGAATTCCTGGCCCTGAACAGGGAGAGCGCCGACCTGCTCGCCCGCTGGATGCCCGGCGCCCCCATCACCACCGACGAGGCCTTCGACGGCTACCTGGCGCGCTTCGACGACCCGGCGAACGAGGGCTTCGTGATCTGCCGGATCGACACCGGCGCGATCGTCGGCCGGGCCAACCTGAACAACATCATCCGGGGCACCCGCCAGGACGGCACCCTGGGCTACTGCGCCTACTCGTCCACGACCGGCCGCGGCTACATGACGGAGGGGCTGCGGCTGCTCGTCCGGTACGCGTTCGGCGAGCTGGGGCTGCACCGCGTCGAAGCCAACATCCAGCCGTCGAACACCCCCTCCCTCAACCTCATCAAGCGGGTCGGCTTCCGGCGAGAGGGCTATTCGCCGGACTTCCAGCTCATCGACGGGGCCTGGCGGGATCACGAGCGGTGGGCCGTCACGGCCGGTACGGGCCCGGGTGGCGCATAG
- a CDS encoding phosphoglycerate mutase family protein gives MGVRVLCLRHAESENVVAGVAGALPPAELTPKGRAQAAEAAERLRGAGLTRIYASTAVRARQTAAIITHALGVREVVALEELVEFGIGRLEGTADPAVRARTAAHPGGTVALVGHVGSLTAGLSVLCRGLGERVWGAPLPHAVPFPVEWDGRSWRCASWPALRQDR, from the coding sequence ATGGGGGTCCGCGTGTTGTGCCTGCGCCACGCCGAGTCGGAGAACGTCGTCGCCGGGGTGGCCGGGGCGCTGCCCCCGGCCGAACTGACCCCGAAGGGGCGGGCACAGGCGGCGGAGGCGGCCGAGCGCCTGCGGGGAGCGGGCCTCACCCGGATCTACGCCAGTACGGCGGTGCGGGCCCGGCAGACCGCCGCGATCATCACGCACGCGCTGGGTGTGCGGGAGGTGGTGGCGCTGGAGGAGCTCGTGGAGTTCGGGATCGGGCGGCTGGAGGGCACCGCCGACCCGGCGGTCCGGGCGCGTACGGCCGCCCACCCGGGCGGGACGGTCGCGCTGGTCGGGCATGTGGGTAGTCTCACCGCCGGGCTCAGCGTGCTGTGCCGCGGGCTGGGTGAGCGGGTCTGGGGGGCGCCGCTTCCGCACGCGGTGCCGTTCCCGGTCGAATGGGACGGCCGGTCCTGGCGGTGCGCGTCGTGGCCGGCGCTGCGACAAGATCGATAA
- a CDS encoding AAA family ATPase, protein MLIVIGGLPATGKTTLSRLLAARIGAVHVRIDTIEQAIVRSGLARHPVGPAGYVVGYALAEEHLRQGLTVIAESVNPLAVTRDAWRETGIRAGVAVAEVEVVCSDPAEHRHRVTSRSIDIPGLRPPDWQEVVEREYEPWERERVLVDTAGQAPEQSLDALLRDLERVRGSGS, encoded by the coding sequence GTGCTCATCGTCATCGGCGGCCTCCCCGCGACAGGCAAGACCACGCTCTCCCGGCTCCTCGCCGCCCGCATCGGCGCGGTGCACGTGCGGATCGACACCATCGAGCAGGCGATCGTCCGCTCCGGTCTGGCCCGCCACCCCGTCGGCCCCGCCGGATACGTCGTCGGCTACGCGCTGGCCGAGGAGCACCTGCGCCAGGGGCTGACGGTGATCGCGGAGTCGGTCAATCCGCTGGCGGTCACCCGCGACGCCTGGCGGGAGACCGGGATCAGGGCGGGCGTCGCGGTGGCCGAGGTGGAGGTGGTCTGCTCCGATCCCGCCGAGCATCGGCACCGCGTGACCTCGCGCTCCATCGACATCCCCGGCCTGCGGCCGCCTGACTGGCAGGAGGTCGTCGAGCGCGAGTACGAGCCGTGGGAGCGCGAACGCGTCCTCGTCGACACCGCCGGACAGGCCCCTGAGCAGTCGCTCGACGCCCTGCTTCGAGATCTTGAGCGCGTCCGGGGCTCCGGCTCGTAG
- a CDS encoding DUF6939 family protein: MPIQVAGRRRSAASLAKAFPGAEVIDVTSKADEPWVRLSPFYPHGGIPVPQTPGVTSQTVEGIWQALKVFETADVDPARLAINTMTGLKRTVRKHGPVRGHRDGLHGDRLLTYRAARRRIYLPAYRWVLEHRTGDLVERLRLLAADREVVLLDYTTNGDVDDPATPLSHAALICLHLQGKWPEED; the protein is encoded by the coding sequence GTGCCGATCCAGGTTGCCGGCCGCCGCCGTTCGGCTGCCTCACTCGCCAAGGCCTTCCCCGGCGCCGAGGTCATCGACGTGACCTCCAAAGCGGACGAGCCATGGGTGCGGCTGAGCCCGTTCTACCCGCACGGCGGCATCCCCGTGCCGCAGACCCCGGGCGTCACCAGCCAGACCGTCGAGGGGATCTGGCAGGCGCTCAAAGTCTTCGAGACCGCCGACGTCGACCCGGCCAGGCTCGCGATCAACACCATGACCGGCCTCAAACGCACCGTACGCAAACACGGGCCGGTGCGCGGCCACCGCGACGGCCTCCACGGGGACCGGCTGCTGACCTACCGGGCCGCGCGGCGCCGCATCTACCTTCCGGCCTACCGCTGGGTCCTGGAGCACAGGACCGGCGATCTCGTGGAGCGGCTGCGCCTGCTCGCCGCCGACCGCGAGGTCGTCCTCCTCGACTACACCACCAACGGCGACGTCGACGACCCCGCCACCCCGCTCTCCCACGCCGCGCTGATCTGCCTCCACCTCCAGGGGAAATGGCCCGAGGAAGACTGA
- a CDS encoding RidA family protein produces the protein MAITLVNPDGLPKIDVYRQVSIASGTKLVFIAGQVAWDADGATIGEGDLAAQVEQCYLNIATALAEVGGSFDDVAKLNVHVVDWTPDKMPALLEGISRAAAKLGVTPTPPATLLGVAALDIPDHLVEIEATAVID, from the coding sequence ATGGCCATCACTCTCGTGAACCCCGACGGATTGCCCAAGATCGATGTCTACCGGCAGGTGTCGATCGCATCGGGGACGAAGCTCGTCTTCATCGCCGGACAGGTCGCCTGGGACGCCGACGGGGCCACGATCGGCGAAGGCGACCTCGCCGCGCAGGTCGAGCAGTGCTACCTCAACATCGCCACCGCCCTGGCCGAGGTGGGGGGCTCCTTCGACGACGTGGCGAAACTGAACGTCCACGTCGTCGACTGGACCCCCGACAAGATGCCCGCGCTCCTGGAGGGCATCTCCCGGGCGGCCGCGAAGCTGGGAGTCACTCCGACTCCACCGGCCACGCTGCTGGGCGTCGCGGCACTGGACATCCCGGACCATCTGGTCGAGATCGAGGCCACCGCGGTCATCGACTGA
- a CDS encoding TOPRIM nucleotidyl transferase/hydrolase domain-containing protein: MSDTQTVVLVEGVSDKSAVETLAERHGRNLAAEGVSLVAMGGATNIGTYVGKFGPAGRDLRLAGLVDVGEEGDYRRSLERAGLGSNLSRSDLEALGFFVCVADLEDELIRALGTAMVEQVIDAEGELGSFRSLQKQPAWRGRATHDQLRRFMGAGSGRKIRYSSRLVEALDLDRVPRPLDMLLAHL; the protein is encoded by the coding sequence GTGAGCGACACGCAAACCGTGGTCCTGGTCGAGGGCGTCAGCGACAAGTCGGCCGTCGAAACGTTGGCCGAGCGCCATGGCCGGAACCTGGCGGCCGAAGGCGTCTCCCTGGTGGCGATGGGTGGCGCCACGAACATCGGGACGTATGTCGGCAAGTTCGGCCCTGCCGGTCGTGATCTCCGGCTGGCCGGTCTGGTTGACGTCGGGGAGGAAGGCGACTACCGGAGGAGCCTCGAGCGCGCGGGGCTCGGATCCAACCTCAGCAGAAGCGATCTGGAGGCGCTCGGATTCTTCGTGTGCGTCGCCGACCTGGAGGACGAGCTGATCCGCGCCCTCGGCACCGCCATGGTCGAGCAAGTCATCGACGCAGAGGGCGAGCTCGGCTCGTTCCGGTCACTTCAGAAGCAACCCGCGTGGCGCGGGCGGGCCACTCACGACCAGCTGCGCCGGTTCATGGGAGCGGGCAGTGGCCGCAAGATCCGCTATTCCAGCCGGCTCGTCGAGGCCCTTGATCTCGATCGCGTGCCGCGCCCGCTGGACATGCTGCTGGCCCACCTATGA
- a CDS encoding acetyl/propionyl/methylcrotonyl-CoA carboxylase subunit alpha yields the protein MRKVLIANRGEIAVRVARACQDAGIGSVAVYADQDLDALHARVADEAYALGGRSPAETYLDIAKLLDVARRSGADAVHPGYGFLAENAAFAQAVIDAGLIWIGPPPQAIAALGDKVRARHIAQQVGAPLVAGTQDPVSGAAEVVAFAEEHGLPIAIKAAYGGGGRGIKVARDLEEVAELYESAVREAVAAFGRGECFVERYLDRPRHVETQCLADAHGNVVVVSTRDCSLQRRHQKLVEEAPAPFLSREQVEILYAGSKAILKEAGYVGAGTCEFLVGQDGTISFLEVNTRLQVEHPVTEEVSGIDLVREMFRIADGQALEYGDPEPRGHSIEFRINAEDAGRNFLPAPGTLTVLRPPAGPGVRLDAGYEAGMTVPQTFDSLVAKLIVTGRTRQEALERSRRALAEFEISGMPTVLPFHRAVVADPAFTSSPFSVHTRWIETEWENTVAPYEDEVASGPDVAARETVTVEVGGKRLEVVLPAGLGASAPAPAKAPRRGGAGARKASAAGGDALVSPMQGTIVKVVATDGDVVNEGDTVVVLEAMKMEQPLAAHKSGTITGLTATVGQTVTSGAAICEIKDT from the coding sequence GTGCGGAAGGTGCTGATCGCCAATCGCGGCGAGATCGCGGTACGGGTGGCCCGGGCGTGCCAGGACGCCGGGATCGGAAGTGTGGCCGTCTACGCCGACCAGGACCTCGACGCCCTGCACGCCAGGGTCGCCGACGAGGCGTACGCGCTGGGTGGCCGGTCCCCGGCGGAGACCTACCTCGACATCGCCAAGCTGCTCGACGTCGCGCGGCGCTCCGGCGCCGACGCCGTGCATCCCGGATACGGCTTCCTGGCCGAGAACGCCGCCTTCGCGCAGGCCGTCATCGACGCGGGCCTGATCTGGATCGGGCCGCCGCCGCAGGCCATCGCCGCGCTCGGCGACAAGGTGCGGGCCAGGCACATCGCCCAGCAGGTCGGCGCGCCGCTGGTCGCGGGCACCCAGGACCCCGTCTCCGGGGCGGCCGAGGTCGTGGCGTTCGCGGAGGAGCACGGGCTGCCGATCGCGATCAAGGCCGCGTACGGCGGCGGCGGGCGCGGCATCAAGGTGGCGCGCGACCTGGAGGAGGTCGCCGAGCTGTACGAGTCGGCCGTGCGCGAGGCCGTCGCGGCGTTCGGACGGGGCGAGTGCTTCGTCGAGCGCTACCTCGACCGGCCGCGCCACGTCGAGACGCAGTGCCTGGCCGACGCGCACGGCAACGTGGTCGTGGTCAGCACGCGCGACTGCTCGCTCCAGCGCCGCCACCAGAAGCTGGTGGAGGAGGCGCCGGCGCCGTTCCTGTCGCGGGAGCAGGTCGAGATCCTCTACGCCGGCTCCAAGGCCATCCTGAAGGAGGCGGGCTACGTCGGGGCCGGCACGTGCGAGTTCCTCGTGGGGCAGGACGGGACGATCTCGTTCCTCGAGGTGAACACCCGGCTGCAGGTCGAGCACCCGGTCACCGAGGAGGTGTCGGGGATCGACCTGGTGCGGGAGATGTTCAGGATCGCCGACGGGCAGGCGCTGGAGTACGGCGACCCGGAGCCGCGCGGGCACTCGATCGAGTTCCGGATCAACGCGGAGGACGCCGGGCGCAACTTCCTGCCCGCTCCCGGGACGCTGACCGTCCTGCGCCCGCCCGCCGGGCCCGGGGTGCGCCTCGACGCCGGCTACGAGGCGGGGATGACGGTGCCGCAGACGTTCGACTCGCTGGTGGCGAAGCTGATCGTCACGGGCCGGACGCGGCAGGAGGCGCTGGAGCGGTCGCGGCGGGCGCTGGCCGAGTTCGAGATCTCGGGGATGCCCACCGTGCTGCCCTTCCACCGGGCCGTCGTGGCCGATCCGGCGTTCACCTCCTCGCCGTTCTCGGTCCACACGCGGTGGATCGAGACGGAGTGGGAGAACACGGTCGCGCCGTACGAGGACGAGGTCGCCTCCGGCCCGGACGTCGCCGCTCGGGAGACGGTGACGGTCGAGGTCGGAGGCAAGCGCCTTGAAGTGGTGCTGCCCGCCGGGCTCGGCGCCTCCGCGCCGGCGCCCGCCAAGGCGCCCCGGCGCGGTGGCGCCGGCGCCAGGAAGGCGTCGGCGGCGGGCGGCGACGCGCTGGTCAGCCCCATGCAGGGGACGATCGTCAAGGTCGTGGCCACGGACGGGGACGTGGTGAACGAGGGCGACACCGTCGTGGTGCTGGAGGCCATGAAGATGGAGCAGCCGCTGGCCGCCCACAAGTCGGGCACGATCACGGGGCTCACGGCCACGGTCGGGCAGACGGTCACGTCGGGCGCCGCGATCTGCGAGATCAAGGACACCTGA